aggttttttttttgcttcaccAGGAAAATTGGtggatatatattataaaaaaccAAATCAGTGACATTTTTAACATCTATTCGTGGATGTACATCTTGACTCAGCCTCTGTTGTATGTAGCATGCTTCTTTTTCTGTAACAGACCATTTTGTTTTTGggacatatatacatatattgaaGAATAAACAAACAtctttgtgtatatatatgtatattcagATTTGGCTACGATGATGGTCCTGATTCTTTTCACAGAGATATAGATGACAAGAAAGATCAGAACTCCTCGAGGAAACAGAATCTGGAGGATCTCATAGGAAGAAAGtggtaaaaagtaaaaaaaaaagggtgGGTATATATAAACCAATACAGTCACATTTTAACTTCTCTTGTGGACGTAGAACAACAACAAACCATTTTGTTTCGagacaaattaaacaaaaaaacccaaacattttcttttttgtaacttaacCCAAACATTtttgtgtatataaatatatacaatgtTCTGAACTTCTGATTAAACCATGATGATGGTGTTGATGATTATCAATGCCGGCTCAGTTATAAAGGTCcaattttccaatttttttattaaatatgtttttgaaagaacatttttcagaacaaaagtaaatatagaaataatctaaatattcttattttatatgatttatatctAAATTAATAGCATTCTACACAATaggatattaaaaatttatgctAAAATagtgtgtttttaattattaaacctTCTCCTATAAACCATGAGCCGGCTCTGATGATGATGCAACTTACTTTGGCATCACGTGATGCAAGTTTTCCCGCGCCAAAGCCGTTAAGAAGAAACCGTTATATAACGAACCTTATCGGATAAAGGCTTCAcaaatctctttctctctgctTTCGCGTTCCTCTGTTTCCTCTCGATAGTGCCGACGATTCCTGGAAGAAAAAGCTTCGAGAAAAGACAACAATGGCAACGGAAAGATCCTTCTCGCAGCTCCCGATCTCCTCTTCTCACGGCGGCAGGAGGATGATGAACACCAGGAGAGGAGTTTTCCCGGTGTCGGAGTACTGGATCCACGCGATTCCCGTGAtcatcttcctctgtttcttcacACTCTGGTTCTTCTCCCACTCAGGTTTAGTTCCTTTTTTCCCCACGGATTCCATCAATCTTTCTCGAGAACAGTAGGTCAAGAACGTTTATCTGATTGATGGTGATTTTGACAGTGAGCTTGGACGAGAACAGTGGAGAGATAATTTCAGTGCGTCTCCTCGAGAAAAAATCCATGGCGGCAGTGAGAAACGAGTCTCACGTGAGTTTGGCGGTTCTTGCTTCCTCCGCGGTGTCACCAGTCGTCTCTGCCAACGTTACTCTCGCCGCTCATCGCAACGAAACGCAACCTCGCAATGCAACCGACACGCGTGAGCTTCGTAAACGGGAAGAGATAAAGGCGAAagggaaggagaagaagaagaaaggtagaaaagagaagatggagaaagATGTCAACAAGTCCAAATCGGTGAAGAAGGCAAAGAAGTCACTCGTCGGTTAACACTTTCACTTGCGTCTTGCTGTTCTTGCTACTTTGATTCTTGAGTTtgttgtgatgatgatgatgatcttctAGAAGTCTGTTTTAGGGTTGTTAATACTGTTTGTTGTAGCTTAAGCTGTTTCCACGGCGGATACTACTCTGTTTTTTTCCTTcttaaatcagtttttttttgttacctcACTTGTTAAAATGAGCTTAACCAGATAGAAAAGGTCTTCAGAATATTACTGCAATTGCTAAAACGTATGTTCTCACATTCACCACTTTCACATTAAACTAAAtctaaattcaataaaatttgGATATATGTTATTTGGCAACAAGACTGGTGCGATGTAGGATCGAAATAGTATATGCGTATCAATGCCTCGTATGGTCAGGGTAGTTAAATTGCACAGAGAAAGGAAAAATCAATCAAAGCTTCAATATTTACTGAGTGTACAGGCCCATTACAAACATAATTACGGGCCCAATAAGGTGAGGGTAGTTAACGTTCTCTCTCTACTCGCGAAAACCGAGAGCTCCACGTCATCGATCCGTCTATTATTTTAACGAAGCAAGAGCCGTCGGATCAAATAATCGACGGATATAATGGAAAGCACGCGGATCGTCTCGAAATATATTATACAGATTATTCACCGGTCATGTAACATCGTCAAATCTCATTTTGCTGTAAATCTCCATCTCCGATCAATTTAAACAGGTATCGTCTTCTTCTAGAGTAAATCGTCGATTTCGATTGTTAGAttaggctttttttttttattattcgtTTTCAATTGAGCCAGGTCACTGACAAATATCTTCTATTTTTGTACCTTTCAGATCTAACAGAAACGATGTCGGGAAGAGGAAAGGGAGGAAAGGGACTGGGAAAGGGAGGAGCTAAGAGGCACAGGAAAGTGCTGAGGGATAACATCCAAGGCATCACCAAGCCCGCGATCCGTCGTCTCGCCCGCAGAGGTGGCGTCAAGCGTATCAGCGGCCTGATCTACGAGGAGACCAGAGGAGTTCTCAAGATCTTCCTCGAGAACGTCATCCGCGACGCCGTCACCTACACCGAGCACGCGCGCAGGAAGACTGTTACTGCTATGGATGTGGTCTATGCTCTCAAGAGGCAAGGACGCACTCTCTACGGGTTCGGCGGTTAATCAACGAGTGGTTGGGGGATTAGGGTTGTTAAATTGTAGCTAAATCTTTAGCAATCTTGTGCTGTTAAGTTCTCAATTGAAAGTGGTGATGTCTTTGTTACTTTGGTCGTGTAATATGAATCCAAACTCGAAGTTTAACTTTCATACTCTGTCCGTGCCATATATTACTGTGATTCATGTTCATTGATAATACATTGACTTCGAAGCGTTGCGAAGGATACTACTATCTTTGATCTGTGTTTATTTCGTTACTGCTCTAGGATTCAAGGTGTTGGGTGATGTATAATTAACAATCTCGTAACCTCCAAGTAAAAGTGTCAAGGTGTCTATGATCTGAGTTCCTTACCGAAAATCAAATTTCACCCATCAAGGCTCAAGCTTATTCCAAAGAATAGCCAAATTGTGTTCTACTAGTAAAAACACACAACTCAGATTTAATGATGAGGTTGTTGAATTTTGAAACATTCATCTTTTGCATTTCGGGCCGTGTTGGAACACACATGTGTCCATGATGAGCCCATTCCGTTGATTTTCAGTAAGCTTTTCTTAAGTGTAGCTAAGGGAATTACAGTTTGGGCTCTGAATATTTGCTTTAGTGAAGCAATAATATTGCGACGAAGATGGGCCGGTGAGCCTTGCCACGTCGACTAAATGGGACTAGAGCTCTGCTATGCCGTTTCTACACGTGGGGCGATATTGttggttaaagaaaaataagaagggGCTTTTCAAATTGGAAAGAAATATAGTGtttgaccaaaacaaatatCTCGTCAGCAAGAGATTATCTTCCTTATTTGCTAAGTTGAATTTGAATGACAAAATACAACTGttagataaaataaatctcTCTATATAGAagtgtatatttatatattggcTATATATGGAAGCATAATCTATCATATCTTACAAATGGCTTTTACAAAGAGGAGAAGTCTCAACTTGAGTAAAAACATTCAATGTACTGTGAATAGAAGATTAATATTTTCCCAAATTTTGCTAAAGAATGTATGTTGACTAAGTGGACTCTAAAATAACATTACCATATAGGGACAAAAAAATTCAGTTTAAATTGCTCGCATGGCTTCCGGTCTCGGATGGTCCGAAAGGGAGGTTTTGTCTTGTCTGATTTATTCTCTACCTTCTGAGATAAGGTTATTTCGTTCTTCCTCTATAGAACATGTTATTACAAATCTTAGTGCTCTCTAGGGGTTTTGTTCATTTTCGATATTCTGAATGGTTGATCTTTCTGTAGAATCGTTAATATGATTGTTCAGTTCATGAAAAGGTTTTGATCGGGGTCGATATGTATCGCTTTAGATGCATCATTCAGTTTCTAGTGTTTATGGTGGTTCTTTGTTTTGAGTATGATTGAATTGTATGGCTTTTGATCACTCAGTTCTACTGTTTTATGGTTCATGTCGTTAAGCATGTTCAATCCATGAATGAGGTTTTCATTAGGGTTTGAAATGTATGGATGGGATGTATTAGTATTCTACTCTATATAgttctgtgttttttttaactgtGGGATCAAAAATTAAGGTTTGAAATATATGGCTTTAGATGCATTAATGTCTACATGTTAATATGGTTCATGTCATTAAGAATGTTAATTCCTTAGATGTATGGCTTAAGCTGCATTCAATTTCTACCGTTTATATGCTTCATGCCATTCACAATGTTAAATCCATGTAAGGGTTTTGATTAGGGTTGAAAAAAATGTATGGCTTCTTTGATTCATCTGCTTACGTTCTTTTGTTAATGCCTCATTATCTTTAATCCTTCGTTTCAGGTCAATCAACCATTTGCAATCTCTCAGCCCtgatcaaattataatatttgcAAAATGTCAAGTTTCTCTAGTGTACGTATACTGCCTCTTATCATTCATCATATCCCTTCTATAAGTTTCAGTATTGTCAATGTAACTTTCTACAGTTTACACTCTTTGTCATTCTTTTAACTAATGTTTTAACTCGCAATGATATTCTCAGTCGACGTCATCACTCAGCGGTTCTACTTCGAGTGCGCCAGACGGTTCAGGGAGAACGTTTACTCCTACTTTCACTGGTCAGTTTGGGTCAGTGACTCCGCTTTACAACCCTGATGGTGAGTAGATTTTTTCTCCAGCGTTCTCTCTTTCAAAGCTCTCATTCTTCTGAACGTATGcattttggtttgttttcaaTTTGTATAGGATCTATTAAGGGCATTTATGATCTTCAAGGAAACTTCTATGTTCATGGTGGATCGAGAAACTCAGGTCTAAATGGATGTTCTTTTCTGCTAGATTCTATAATAGCTTTAGTAATTCTACTCTTTCCACCATTggttaattgtttttttactgTGACAGTTTTGGGAGCTTCTCCAACTTTGGTGAATGCCACCAGCTCTCGAGCACCACCACCGAGCTCTATGGGGAATATGGCTGGCGGAGTCTCAATGAGCAGGTCTTTGAACTCCGGCAGAGGTGTCCTGAGTCAAGGGATCCTTCAACAGCAAGGTACTCCATAGATCttatatccttttttttttgtttatgtctATAGTTAATCATGTGTATATGTATGCTCACAGGACCTCCACAGGTTTATTCTATGCCTGGAAGTTCCTATCCTACTGCTGGAGGACATCCCCAAGCTCATGTTCAAGCTCTGAGTAGCCTAAGCTCTGTGAGCTCTATGAATGATATGAAGTCCAACTACACTTCTCCATCGCAATTGGGTaagtaattaatatataaacccTTTGGTTctctataattaaatattaacttCCACTCTTTTTTGGCATAATATTTAGAGCTTATTTTTTGTGATCATATCCCTACTGAATTATTGTTAATCATCTTCGTGATCCAATATGGTGCTACCCTTTTGAATCCTCATAATGTTCCTAGTACCATAATGTAcctgtttttaattttctgacATGTTCAAGGTGGCTGCATACAgtttatttgttgtttttataaAGAGATAACCGATTAAGAAGATTAATTTGTTGTATACAGGTAGTAATGCTGATTATCATCAAATGAATTTGCATCATAAAGAAGTAATGATGCAATCTCAACAGTCATCTGTGAGTTTTTTAGCTTGTCAATAAAGGTTATTTGTTTTCCTTACATTGAAGGTTTATCCTCCATAATTAACGTGGCTACTTGTAGATGGGAAGGCATGGTGGGGTTTACTTTGGTGGTGCGCCTATGTCACACTATCCTCCACAATTACAACATGCTCAAGCTGTGAGCAGTAGTGTCTCCTCTCAGGTGTAATATatatcctaattttttttttctgaaagcaGGCTGGAATCATTTTAAGTTCTTACTTATAATTGAACCAACGTTCTTGTTCTTTCTGTTGGTTTCAGACTGGTGCATTAAGATCTGTGAATGCAGCAACGGGTTATGACCAGCCCCTCCAGCACCATCAGAACACGTCCCAGTATCGCGGGCAGAAGCTGCCAGCTATTGGACAACCCATCAGAGACGTGGGATCACAACCAACGCAAGAGGCGGCGACACAGTCAGCTCCTGACCCTTTTAGCATGCTAGGTTTGCTTAGTGTGCTAAACAAGACCAATCCTGACGTGACTACTTTGGCACTTGGGATGG
The nucleotide sequence above comes from Raphanus sativus cultivar WK10039 unplaced genomic scaffold, ASM80110v3 Scaffold0508, whole genome shotgun sequence. Encoded proteins:
- the LOC108822266 gene encoding histone H4, with the translated sequence MSGRGKGGKGLGKGGAKRHRKVLRDNIQGITKPAIRRLARRGGVKRISGLIYEETRGVLKIFLENVIRDAVTYTEHARRKTVTAMDVVYALKRQGRTLYGFGG
- the LOC108819652 gene encoding probable NOT transcription complex subunit VIP2 — protein: MSSFSSVRILPLIIHHIPSISFSIVNSTSSLSGSTSSAPDGSGRTFTPTFTGQFGSVTPLYNPDGSIKGIYDLQGNFYVHGGSRNSVLGASPTLVNATSSRAPPPSSMGNMAGGVSMSRSLNSGRGVLSQGILQQQGTIMCICMLTGPPQVYSMPGSSYPTAGGHPQAHVQALSSLSSVSSMNDMNNADYHQMNLHHKEVMMQSQQSSMGRHGGVYFGGAPMSHYPPQLQHAQAVSSSVSSQTGALRSVNAATGYDQPLQHHQNTSQYRGQKLPAIGQPIRDVGSQPTQEAATQSAPDPFSMLGLLSVLNKTNPDVTTLALGMDLQTLGLDMTSKEDLFKTFASPWANEPLKDVPDEFTLPQCYNAEQHPPPHQWMFRKLKLDTLMYIFYSMPKDEAQLYAADELYNRNWFYHKEHKCWYFRIGEPIVKTDAYEKGSYMCFDPEEFESVQKDNVVIYYEMVEKRTFIHQYRM